The genomic DNA GGCTGTTCGGCTGGCTGCAGGAGCTGTACCCTGTCTGGGCGGGACTGAGCGTCGAGTGGATGCGCGCCTCGGCGCGGGCCGGGCTGGCCGAACTGGCTCTGTCGGGGTGCTCGACGACGACAGATCACCACTACATTTTCCCCCGGGGCGCGGCGGGGATCTTCGAGGCCGAGGTCGAGGCGGCGCGGGAACTGGGGTTGCGCTTCCACCCCTGTCGCGGGTCCATGGACCTGGGACAGTCGCGCGGGGGGCTCCCTCCGGACGGGGTGGTCGAGGAGATCGACGACATCCTGAGCCAGACCGCGGATCTCATAAGGCGCCTCCACGATCCCGCCCCCGGGTCGATGCTGCGCATTGCGGTGGCGCCGTGTTCCCCCTTTTCGGTCAGCCGCCGCCTCATGGAAGAATCCCGGGTGCTGGCGCGCCGGCTGGGGGTCCGGCTGCACACCCACATCGCCGAAACCCTGGATGAGGAACGGTTCTGCCTGGAGACCTTCCACCGGAGGCCCGTCGAGCTCCTGGAGGACCTGGACTGGCTGGGCCCCGATGTCTGGCTGGCGCACTGCGTGCACGTCAGTGCGGCGGACATTGACCGCCTCGCCAGGACGGGCACCGCTGTGGCCTGGTGTCCCACCTCGAACCTCAGGCTGGGGTCGGGCCTGGCTCCCGCCCGGGATCTGCTGGAGGCGGGGGTGCCGGTGGGCCTCGCCGTGGACGGGTCGGCCTCCAACGACAGCGGCCACCTGCTG from Armatimonadota bacterium includes the following:
- a CDS encoding 8-oxoguanine deaminase; translated protein: MSAIRIDGCEVIVTMDDAGREIAGGSLLIRDGVIAWVGAGEPPADAEADAEVEVIDASGMVALPGLVNAHHHLYQSMTRVRAQEQGLFGWLQELYPVWAGLSVEWMRASARAGLAELALSGCSTTTDHHYIFPRGAAGIFEAEVEAARELGLRFHPCRGSMDLGQSRGGLPPDGVVEEIDDILSQTADLIRRLHDPAPGSMLRIAVAPCSPFSVSRRLMEESRVLARRLGVRLHTHIAETLDEERFCLETFHRRPVELLEDLDWLGPDVWLAHCVHVSAADIDRLARTGTAVAWCPTSNLRLGSGLAPARDLLEAGVPVGLAVDGSASNDSGHLLAEVRQAMLVARGRSGPSAMSARQALRVATRGSAACLGREDIGALEPGKRADVALFDLANLAYAGAEADPVAALVFCQSQRVTHLLVEGRWVVRDGELVTADEGAIGREVRRLATQILSGGRR